One Verrucomicrobiia bacterium DNA window includes the following coding sequences:
- the sufT gene encoding putative Fe-S cluster assembly protein SufT, giving the protein MHQVTTVELKRDCPAVQIPAGHSVILPAGTAVDITQTLGGTYTVHTGGGLFRIASGDADALGLADVREQQSVTKASGECATDEQVWETLKSCYDPEIPVNIVDLGLVYEMKREPRPSGGCSVQVKMTLTAPGCGMGGVIAGDAQQKLLGLPGVEDAQVDIVWDPQWHHSMITEQGRRVLGLE; this is encoded by the coding sequence ATGCATCAGGTCACCACAGTTGAATTAAAGCGCGATTGCCCGGCAGTCCAGATTCCCGCTGGCCACTCCGTCATCCTGCCTGCTGGAACAGCGGTCGACATAACGCAAACGCTGGGCGGCACCTACACCGTGCACACGGGTGGGGGTTTGTTTCGCATTGCAAGCGGCGATGCCGATGCACTGGGCCTTGCCGATGTTCGGGAGCAGCAATCTGTCACGAAAGCGAGCGGGGAATGCGCCACGGATGAGCAGGTGTGGGAAACGTTAAAATCGTGTTACGACCCCGAAATCCCCGTAAACATCGTGGACCTCGGCCTAGTTTACGAAATGAAACGTGAACCGCGCCCCAGCGGCGGGTGCTCAGTGCAGGTGAAGATGACCTTGACCGCGCCAGGTTGCGGAATGGGTGGCGTGATCGCGGGGGATGCGCAGCAGAAACTTCTGGGTTTGCCCGGGGTGGAGGATGCCCAAGTCGATATTGTTTGGGATCCCCAGTGGCATCACTCGATGATCACCGAGCAGGGCCGCCGGGTCCTCGGCCTCGAGTAG